A region of the Pseudarthrobacter sp. MM222 genome:
CCCGTGGCCAGCTGATGTTCCCGCGCGTTGACGTGCTTGAGGAATCCTTCCAGATCGGAAATCCGCCCGGCGGCATGCATCCGTTCGGCGAGCTGGGACGCGGCGTCGAGCTTGTCCGTGGCGTCCATCTCGAGGATCACCATCTCGGGGGTGGTGAGGTCGGCGTCATACCTGTCCAGTGGTTCCGCCAAGAGGTGTCCCTTCGAAGTGGCGTGTGCAGGCCGTCCTGCACCCCCAGCAATGGGGCTGCAGTCCGGCGTTGCCGGTCAGCGCAGCGGAACGATATCCTCGACGCCCAGTCGCGCGGCGTCGGCGGATTCATCATCCGGCTGCTCCTGGCTCAACCGCTCGGCGTCGACCCGGGCCAGGTAATGCTTGATTTCACTCTCGCGCTGCGCATCGCTCCAGCCGAGAACATCCCCCATAAGTTTAGCGACTACCGGAGCGGCGGATGCGCCCCGGTCCCACGCCTCGATGGAGATGCGGGTGCGCCGGGTCAAAACGTCCTGAACGTGGCGGGCCCCTTCATGGGTGGCGGCGTATACGGCCTCGGCGCCGAGGTAGTCGTCCGCTCCCGGCAGTGGTTCCGCCAGTTCCGGGCGTTCGGCGATGAGCGCCAGCACCTCGGGGGTCATGGCGCCGTAGCGGTTAAGCAGGTGCTCGATCCGGGCCACGTGGATGCCCGACTCTTCCGCCATCCGGTTCCGCCTGTTCCAAGCGGCCTTGAAGCCGCTCGCGCCGAGCAGCGGAATGGTTTCCGTGCAGCTGTCCGGGACGCGTTCATCCATGCTGCGGGTCGCCTCGTCAACGGCGTCCCTGGCCATGACGCGGTAGGTGGTCCATTTGCCGCCGGCCACGACGACGAGGCCGGGCACCGGATGGGCCACGACGTGTTCGCGGGAAAGTTTGGCGGTGGAATCGTTTTCGCCGGCCAGCAGCGGGCGCAGCCCGGCATAGACGCCCTCGACGTCCTCGCGGGTGAGCGGGCGTTTCAGGACCTTGTTGACGTGCTCGAGGATGTAGTCGATGTCCTTGCTGGAGGCCGCCGGGTGGGCCTTGTCCAGGTGCCAGTCGGTGTCGGTGGTCCCGATGATCCAGTGCCGGCCCCAGGGAATGACGAAGAGCACGGATTTCTCGGTCCGCAGGATGAGCCCCACCGTGGACTGGAAGCGGTCCCGCGGGACCACCAGGTGGATGCCCTTGGAGGCGCGGACCTTGAGCTGGCCGCGGTCTGTGACCATGGCCTGGGTCTCGTCGGTCCAGACGCCGGTGGCGTTGATGACCTGCTTGGCGTGGACGTTGAACGTGGAGCCGTCCTCATGGTTGATCACCTTGGCGCCGACCACGCGTTCGCCCTCGCGCAGGAAGGCCACCACGGCTGTCTGGTTCACCGCGTGGGCTCCGTAGTACGCGGCGGTGCGGATGAGGTTGGCAACATATTTGGCGTCGTCGACCTGGCCGTCGTAGTACCGGATGGAGCCCACGAAGGCGTCGTCCTTGAGGCTGGGCGCGGCGCGCAGGGTGCCGCGGCGGGTCAGGTGTTTGTGGAACGGCACGCCGCGGCTGTGGCCGCCGGTGATGGACATCGCGTCGTACAGGGCGATGCCTGCGCCGATGTAGGGCCGCTCGAGGAACGGCTTGGTGAGCGGGTACAGGAACGGGACCGGCCGGGCCAGGTGCGGGGCGAGCACCGAGAGAATCAGGCCGCGCTCGTGCAACGCCTCCTTGACCAGCCCGAAGTCGAGCATCTCAAGGTAACGGAGGCCGCCATGGATGAGCTTCGAGGACCGCGAGGAAGTTCCGGCGGCCCAGTCGTTCGCCTCCACGATGCCCACGCTCAGGCCGCGCGTGACGGCGTCAAGGGCGGCGCCGGTGCCGACGATGCCGCCGCCCACGATCAGGATGTCGAGTTCCCTGCCCGGCTCCGTGGAGCCCTTGAGCACCGCCATTGAAGCCTCGCGCTCGGCAGGGCCCAGCGCACCTCCGGCCACGGGAGAACCGCCGGGAAAACTGTTCATGTCACGCCTCCATCCGGATCGAACCTCGTAGGGCACCAGACTACTTCCAAGTTCTCCGGATGGGCAGGGGCGGTCAGTTGCCTGCGTAGGGCGAAACGACGACGTCGACGCGCTGGAATTCCTTCAGGTCCGAGTAGCCTGTGGTCGCCATCGAACGGCGCAGGGCACCGATCAGGTTAGACGTTCCGTTGGTGTGGTGGCCCGGCCCGAAGAGCACTTCCTCGAGCGGACCGACCGTGCCGACGTTGACCCTGTCGCCGCGGGGATGTTCGAGGTGGTGCGCCTCCTGGCCCCAGTGCCAGCCCTTTCCGGGAGCTTCGTCGGCGCGGGCCAGGGCGCTGCCCAGCATCACGGCGTCGGCACCCATGGCGATGGCCTTGACGATGTCACCGGAGGAACCCATGCCGCCGTCGGCGATCACGTGGACGTAGCGTCCGCCGGATTCGTCCATGTAGTCACGCCGGGCCGCCGCGACGTCGGAGATGGCGGAGGCCATCGGCGAGTGGATGCCGAGGGCGCGGCGCGTCGTCGTCGTGGCGCCGCCGCCGAAGCCGACAAGTACGCCGGCCGCGCCGGTGCGCATCAGGTGCAGAGCTGGGGTGTAGCCGGCCGCGCCGCCGACAATCACGGGGACGTCCAGTTCGTAGATGAACTGCTTGAGGTTCAGCGGTTCGTGGTCCTTCGAGACGTGCTCGGCCGAGACGGTGGTCCCGCGGATCACGAAGATGTCGACGCCGGCGGCCACGACGGTCTTGTAGTGCTCCTGGGTCCGCTGCGGAGTCAGGGAGCCGGCGACGGTAACGCCGGCGGCGCGGATCTCAGCGAGCCGTGAGGTGATCAGCTCGGGCTGGATGGGAGCCTGGTAGAGCTCCTGCATGCGGCGGGTGACAGCCGGGCTGTTGGTCTCGTCCTGGAGCGCCGCGATCTGGTCCAGCACGGATTGCGGGTCCTCATACCGGGTCCAGAGGCCCTCGAGGTCCAGCACGCCGAGTCCGCCGAGCCGGCCGAGCGCGATCACCGTCTCCGGTGACATCGCCGAATCCATCGGTGCCGCGATGACCGGCATATCGAACTTGTAGGCATCGATCTGCCAGGAAACTGATACGTCCTTGGGGTCACGCGTACGTCGGTTGGGGACAATCGCAATGTCGTCCAGGGAGTAGGCACGACGCCCACGCTTGCCACGGCCAATCTCAATCTCGTAAGTCACTGCTCTAGGTTATCCCAGCGGACGGGAGCCTCGGCGTCGACGTACAGTGGCGTCATGAACCAGCGCTGGATCTTCGATGGACACATTGCCGGGATCGGGACCGCGTCCGGCCTGCGGGCGGTAGTCGGACTATGGGCGCAGTCCCCGTTCGGGCCCTTGACCGACGCAATGGTCCAGCTCCCGTCCGGCCACCGCATCCTGCTCGCGCCAACGGAAGAAGCCGGCAGTTTCATCGGCGCCGTGTACAACTTCGACGAGACCCGCGTCGTCCCGCTGGCGGCCTCCCTCGCCGCTGGCCAGTTGAACGTCGACGCCGGGCCGTTGCGGATCCGTGCCGGTCTCGGGGGGCGGACGCGTCTGGGCGGCGCCGCGCGGCTGGTCCCGCGGGCCCTGGCGGTGCACCCGCGCTGGCTTCGCGCGGTCAGCCCGCTCGCGGCCCGGATCCTGCCGGGCGTCCACACGGCCGGCACAGCGAAGGGCGGCCGGCAGGAGTACTACGGCGTCACCGACCTGCACCGCATCGACTCCGCCAGCGTCAGCTGGGACGGCACCGACGCCGGCCCGCTCGCCGCCATCCGGCCCGCCGTCGGGTTCGGCTTCAGCAGTGTTCCCCCGGAACCCAGCCTGGCCCGGGTCCGGACCACCATCGAGGGCGCTCCCGTCACTCCCCGCTGACGTTCTCCGGGTCCGGAACGGTGAGCTGGGACTCGAACATCCGGTAATAACGGCCCCGCAACGCCACGAGTTCCTTGTGGGTGCCCTGTTCCACGACCCGGCCCTCCTCCAGCATGTACACGACGTCCGCCTTCTCGATCGTCGCGAGCCGGTGGCTGATGGCAATGATCGTGCTGCTGCGGTCCGCGAAAAGGCGCGTGAAGATCCGGTGCTCGGCCAGCGCGTCGATA
Encoded here:
- a CDS encoding glycerol-3-phosphate dehydrogenase/oxidase, encoding MNSFPGGSPVAGGALGPAEREASMAVLKGSTEPGRELDILIVGGGIVGTGAALDAVTRGLSVGIVEANDWAAGTSSRSSKLIHGGLRYLEMLDFGLVKEALHERGLILSVLAPHLARPVPFLYPLTKPFLERPYIGAGIALYDAMSITGGHSRGVPFHKHLTRRGTLRAAPSLKDDAFVGSIRYYDGQVDDAKYVANLIRTAAYYGAHAVNQTAVVAFLREGERVVGAKVINHEDGSTFNVHAKQVINATGVWTDETQAMVTDRGQLKVRASKGIHLVVPRDRFQSTVGLILRTEKSVLFVIPWGRHWIIGTTDTDWHLDKAHPAASSKDIDYILEHVNKVLKRPLTREDVEGVYAGLRPLLAGENDSTAKLSREHVVAHPVPGLVVVAGGKWTTYRVMARDAVDEATRSMDERVPDSCTETIPLLGASGFKAAWNRRNRMAEESGIHVARIEHLLNRYGAMTPEVLALIAERPELAEPLPGADDYLGAEAVYAATHEGARHVQDVLTRRTRISIEAWDRGASAAPVVAKLMGDVLGWSDAQRESEIKHYLARVDAERLSQEQPDDESADAARLGVEDIVPLR
- a CDS encoding GuaB3 family IMP dehydrogenase-related protein, whose protein sequence is MTYEIEIGRGKRGRRAYSLDDIAIVPNRRTRDPKDVSVSWQIDAYKFDMPVIAAPMDSAMSPETVIALGRLGGLGVLDLEGLWTRYEDPQSVLDQIAALQDETNSPAVTRRMQELYQAPIQPELITSRLAEIRAAGVTVAGSLTPQRTQEHYKTVVAAGVDIFVIRGTTVSAEHVSKDHEPLNLKQFIYELDVPVIVGGAAGYTPALHLMRTGAAGVLVGFGGGATTTTRRALGIHSPMASAISDVAAARRDYMDESGGRYVHVIADGGMGSSGDIVKAIAMGADAVMLGSALARADEAPGKGWHWGQEAHHLEHPRGDRVNVGTVGPLEEVLFGPGHHTNGTSNLIGALRRSMATTGYSDLKEFQRVDVVVSPYAGN